The Triticum aestivum cultivar Chinese Spring chromosome 3A, IWGSC CS RefSeq v2.1, whole genome shotgun sequence genome includes a region encoding these proteins:
- the LOC123059536 gene encoding abscisic stress-ripening protein 1 has product MGRHSSSSGKTEAGGEQYRKEEKHHKHMEKLAKLGAVAAGAYARHEKHEARKDPEHARSHKMKEKIAATVAAGSAGFAIHEHHKKKEAKKHARHAHHHRYNHGCICTCRP; this is encoded by the exons ATGGGCCgccacagcagcagcagcggcaagacCGAGGCCGGCGGCGAGCAGTACCGCAAGGAGGAGAAGCATCACAAGCACATGGAGAAGCTGGCCAAGCTCGGTGCCGTCGCCGCCGGAGCATACGCTAGG CACGAGAAGCACGAGGCGAGGAAGGACCCGGAGCATGCGAGGTCGCACAAGATGAAGGAGAAGATCGCCGCCACTGTCGCCGCCGGCAGCGCAGGATTCGCCATCCACGAGCACCACAAGAAGAAAGAGGCCAAGAAGCACGCTCGTCATGCCCACCACCACAGATAcaatcatggatgcatatgcacATGTAGACCCTAG
- the LOC123059537 gene encoding abscisic stress-ripening protein 1 — translation MGRHSSSGKAEAGGEQYRKEEKHHKHMEKLAKLGAVAAGAYARHEKHEARKDPEHARSHKIKEKIAATVAAGSAGLAIHEHHKKKEAKKHARHGHHH, via the exons ATGGGGCGCcacagcagcagcggcaaggccgaggcgggcggcgagcAGTACCGCAAGGAGGAGAAGCATCACAAGCACATGGAGAAGTTGGCCAAGCTCGGCGCCGTCGCAGCCGGAGCATACGCTAGG CACGAGAAGCACGAGGCGAGGAAGGACCCGGAGCATGCAAGGTCGCACAAGATCAAGGAGAAGATCGCCGCCACGGTCGCCGCCGGCAGCGCCGGCTTGGCGATCCATGAGCACCACAAAAAGAAAGAGGCCAAGAAGCACGCCCGCCATGGCCACCACCACTGA